One Coffea arabica cultivar ET-39 chromosome 5c, Coffea Arabica ET-39 HiFi, whole genome shotgun sequence DNA window includes the following coding sequences:
- the LOC140007896 gene encoding high mobility group B protein 10-like, protein MSNDPSTENPVAAIATQGQGQFNSHITGDNKSYPKAEAEYGEIVQNPDVFLQKLQSFHSLFGTKFKVPRLGGSSLDLHHLFVQVTSRGGIEKVIRDRRWKEVTGAFRFPSSITSASFVLRKYYLSLLYHFEQVYYFRKEEPSTSVADSASRFVNGSAASQASVDIATVNQYSEIADLEAGSLVTGTIDSKCDYGYIISVDLGSEKLKGVLYHIPEVPQMSQRSKTQSGHTRRRRRKHQLALDPSRPKPNRSGYNFFFAEHYNRLKPSYHGQERAISKRIGVLWGRLSEAEKQVYQQRGLRDKERYRSEMQEYNASHL, encoded by the exons ATGTCAAACGACCCTTCTACTGAAAACCCTGTAGCAGCCATAGCAACTCAAGGTCAAGGGCAATTCAATTCGCACATCACTGGAGACAACAAGTCTTACCCCAAAGCAGAAGCTGAGTACGGGGAAATTGTTCAGAACCCTGATGTTTTCTTGCAAAAGCTTCAATCTTTTCACTCATTATTTGGTACCAAATTTAA GGTCCCTAGACTTGGAGGCAGTTCCCTGGATCTACATCACCTCTTTGTGCAGGTAACATCTCGAGGCGGCATTGAGAAG GTTATAAGAGATCGCAGATGGAAGGAAGTTACTGGAGCCTTCAGGTTTCCATCTTCTATAACAAGTGCATCATTTGTCTTGCGGAAGTACTATTTATCCTTGCTCTATCACTTTGAGCAGGTTTATTACTTTCGGAAGGAAGAGCCTTCTACTTCAGTTGCAG ATTCAGCAAGTAGATTTGTCAATGGGTCAGCAGCTTCACAAGCTTCTGTAGATATTGCCACGGTTAATCAGTATTCAG AGATTGCTGACTTGGAGGCTGGCAGTTTAGTGACTGGAACAATTGATTCTAAGTGTGATTATGGGTACATAATTTCTGTGGATTTGGGCTCCGAAAAGTTGAAGGGTGTCCTTTATCATATACCTGAAGTGCCACAGATGTCTCAGAGGTCTAAAACTCAGTCTGGACATACCCGACGAAGGCGCAGAAAACATCAACTGGCTCTGGATCCCTCTCGACCCAAACCGAACAGGAGTGGATACAATTTCTTTTTCGCTGAGCATTACAACAGGCTAAAGCCTTCATACCATGGGCAAGAAAGAGCTATTAGCAAAAGAATCGGAGTTCTGTGGGGAAGACTCTCAGAGGCTGAGAAACAG GTATATCAGCAAAGAGGTTTGAGAGATAAGGAGAGGTACCGGAGCGAGATGCAGGAATATAATGCATCACACCTTTAA
- the LOC113687825 gene encoding uncharacterized protein — MSTVDDKEDQISESIKREHPDHKSSVLGDHGELWIKLKINPSSDEDGDEEEEDFEKDQPERPPQSKTKSNSNTRICQVCSKVFGSGKALGGHMRIHFQTNKDVIFRKKLIKCSQQEPLIKLKKKRKRQAYAAAAAADFAKNKDLWKIKSSSSDHDSAVAGFNKNNTNPTCSICGKNFPSMKSLFGHMRCHPDREWRGIQPPSWAAVKPSPSSSLSDAEPQKTDVDDDDYQHHQVDSADGDGDQTVDLTKTLGGWSVTAKRGRKAIVENIEEDEGMRDAVYHLMSLAQGGDSSSDVKLQVKNRHKFEEFEATNSNSLAYKSENDEDLMTKSAPGSKKKRKKVSLADHPVKELRNEGRKLDGIHLDYMIHMGENSAGAVKETDLFAGKLANLGCQWEEENTWPKEPKEYYADKDCSDSENTLDDRLLIDCKNDERSNGNVIAVKSRKKRKRMKLRDLDQFNPVLTLTTSLEKYRCATCDKCFPTHQALGGHRSSHNKFRMVIQNSYGESTFAAATDEYGTLGNYTPNPGVDESKESDEGAASSHECRIGNKKFLTGQALGGHKRCHWPAAGQMDGPSSQVTSAGEGSGTDRRVMEFDLNEVPPLEEDAGVECDHAAGYGCASSSFNSVEFQGLCA, encoded by the coding sequence ATGTCGACGGTGGATGACAAAGAGGATCAAATATCAGAGTCAATCAAGAGAGAGCATCCTGATCACAAATCCAGTGTTCTCGGAGATCATGGGGAGCTTTGGATAAAGCTCAAGATCAATCCTTCTTCCGACGAAGAcggtgatgaagaagaagaagattttGAAAAGGATCAGCCGGAACGGCCCCCACAAAGCAAGACCAAGAGCAATAGTAATACTAGAATTTGTCAGGTGTGTAGCAAGGTGTTTGGATCAGGTAAAGCATTGGGTGGTCACATGAGGATTCACTTCCAAACCAATAAAGACGTgatttttaggaaaaagttgATCAAATGCAGCCAGCAGGAACCTTTAATCAAgctgaagaagaaaaggaaacgaCAAGCGTACGCTGCAGCTGCAGCAGCAGATTTTGCCAAGAACAAGGATCTTTGGAAAATCAAGTCATCTTCCAGTGATCATGATAGTGCTGTCGCCGGTTTCAACAAGAACAATACTAATCCCACTTGTTCTATCTGTGGTAAGAATTTTCCTTCGATGAAGTCATTGTTCGGGCACATGAGATGTCATCCCGATAGGGAATGGAGAGGGATTCAACCGCCATCTTGGGCCGCCGTCAAGCCAAGCCCATCGTCTTCCCTTTCGGACGCTGAGCCTCAAAAGACTGATGTAGatgatgatgattatcaacACCATCAGGTGGATTCAGCTGATGGTGACGGCGATCAAACGGTTGATTTAACCAAGACGTTGGGTGGTTGGTCGGTAACTGCCAAGAGGGGCCGTAAGGCCATTGTGGAGAATATTGAAGAAGATGAGGGGATGCGTGATGCTGTTTATCATCTTATGAGTTTAGCCCAAGGGGGGGATTCTTCATCTGACGTTAAGCTGCAAGTCAAGAATAGGCATAAATTTGAGGAATTTGAGGCAACTAATAGCAATTCCCTTGCCTACAAGTCTGAAAATGACGAGGACCTCATGACCAAGAGTGCTCCGGGGtcgaagaagaaaagaaaaaaagtgtcTTTAGCTGATCATCCCGTGAAAGAGCTCAGAAATGAAGGTAGGAAACTTGATGGCATTCATTTGGATTATATGATTCATATGGGCGAGAACAGTGCTGGAGCTGTGAAAGAAACTGACCTTTTTGCTGGAAAGTTAGCTAATTTAGGCTGTCAGTGGGAGGAGGAAAATACTTGGCCTAAGGAGCCTAAGGAGTATTACGCAGACAAGGATTGCTCGGACAGCGAGAACACCTTAGACGACCGGCTGTTGATCGATTGCAAAAACGATGAGAGAAGTAATGGGAACGTGATTGCTGTCAAGAGcaggaagaagaggaaaaggatGAAGCTGAGGGATCTTGATCAGTTTAACCCGGTTTTGACATTGACAACATCTCTTGAGAAATACAGGTGCGCCACTTGTGACAAGTGCTTCCCCACTCACCAGGCTTTGGGAGGACATAGGTCCAGCCATAACAAATTCAGGATGGTCATCCAAAATTCCTATGGCGAGTCCACATTTGCAGCTGCAACTGATGAATATGGAACTCTTGGCAATTATACCCCAAACCCAGGGGTGGATGAAAGCAAAGAAAGTGATGAAGGGGCAGCTAGCTCACATGAATGCAGGATTGGCAACAAGAAATTTCTCACAGGTCAGGCCCTTGGAGGTCACAAAAGATGTCACTGGCCAGCTGCGGGTCAAATGGACGGTCCATCAAGCCAGGTTACTTCAGCTGGTGAAGGAAGCGGCACCGATCGTAGAGTAATGGAATTTGACCTCAATGAGGTGCCGCCATTGGAGGAAGATGCTGGTGTTGAGTGTGATCATGCTGCCGGATATGGTTGTGCCTCTTCGTCTTTTAACTCGGTCGAATTTCAGGGCTTGTGTGCCTAA